A stretch of the Ananas comosus cultivar F153 linkage group 14, ASM154086v1, whole genome shotgun sequence genome encodes the following:
- the LOC109720210 gene encoding glucan endo-1,3-beta-glucosidase 6-like isoform X2 → MGHFSEVLKVLCILCLMKCVSGIGANWGTQASHPLPPDIVVQMLKDNGFQKVKLFDAEDDIMDALRKSGIQVMVGIPNDLLAGLASSEKTAENWVSTNVSKHVDGGVDIRYVAVGNEPFLQTFNGSYLQTTFPALQNIQAALIKAGLSNQVKVTVPLNADVYESSSGLPSDGDFRSNIHDLMLSIVKFLNDNAAPFTVNIYPFISLYDDPNFPLDYAFFQGAASPVIDGSITYNNVFDANHDTLVAALRKNGFGNLSIIIGEIGWPTDGDMNANLQYARQFNQGFMNHISSNQGTPLRPGPVDAYLFSLIDEDEKSIQPGNFERHWGIFYYDGMPKYQLSLGSTNSTLVGAKGVKYQDKKWCVFKPTASLDDPKVAPSVSYACGNADCTSLGYKTSCGDLDARGNISYAFNSYFQENDQDSRACDFSHLATVTTEDPSTPTCKFIIMIDADSAASWRLRPVEGGSGVAYLGLISFLTLLLVAL, encoded by the exons ATGGGGCACTTCTCTGAGGTTCTAAAG GTGCTGTGTATCCTCTGTTTGATGAAATGTGTGAGTGGGATCGGCGCAAATTGGGGGACGCAGGCGAGCCATCCTTTACCGCCGGACATCGTGGTTCAGATGCTGAAGGATAATGGATTTCAGAAAGTGAAGCTCTTCGATGCAGAGGATGATATTATGGATGCATTAAGAAAGAGCGGGATTCAGGTGATGGTCGGAATCCCGAACGATTTGTTGGCAGGCCTCGCATCAAGCGAGAAAACGGCGGAGAATTGGGTCTCGACGAATGTTTCTAAGCATGTAGATGGTGGAGTGGATATCAG GTATGTCGCCGTTGGGAATGAGCCGTTCCTGCAGACATTCAATGGCAGCTACCTCCAAACGACATTCCCGGCACTCCAAAACATCCAAGCCGCGCTGATCAAAGCCGGCCTAAGTAACCAAGTCAAGGTCACCGTCCCGCTCAACGCTGATGTGTATGAGTCGTCCAGCGGTCTCCCCTCTGACGGTGACTTTCGTTCCAACATCCACGACCTCATGCTTTCTATAGTGAAGTTCCTTAATGACAATGCTGCCCCCTTCACCGTCAACATCTACCCCTTCATTTCCCTCTACGACGACCCCAACTTCCCCCTCGACTATGCCTTTTTCCAAGGCGCCGCGTCGCCCGTCATCGACGGCTCAATTACGTACAACAACGTGTTCGATGCGAATCACGACACGCTGGTCGCCGCGCTCCGCAAGAATGGGTTTGGCAATCTCTCAATCATCATTGGTGAGATAGGGTGGCCGACGGACGGCGACATGAATGCGAATTTACAATACGCTCGGCAGTTCAACCAGGGTTTCATGAATCACATCTCTTCGAACCAGGGCACGCCGTTACGGCCTGGACCTGTGGACGCCTACCTCTTTAGCTTGATTGACGAAGACGAGAAAAGCATCCAACCAGGGAACTTCGAGAGGCATTGGGGGATATTCTACTACGACGGCATGCCGAAGTATCAGCTCTCTCTTGGATCTACGAATTCAACATTGGTCGGTGCAAAGGGAGTGAAGTATCAAGATAAGAAGTGGTGTGTGTTCAAGCCAACAGCAAGCCTGGATGACCCGAAGGTGGCACCTAGCGTGAGCTATGCATGTGGGAACGCCGACTGCACGAGTTTAGGATACAAAACGTCGTGTGGCGATCTCGATGCGAGGGGGAACATATCATACGCGTTCAATAGCTACTTCCAGGAGAACGACCAGGACAGTCGTGCTTGCGACTTCTCGCATTTAGCCACTGTTACCACTGAGGATCCATCGACGCCGACGTGTAAGTTTATCATCATGATCGACGCCGACTCGGCAGCATCATGGAGATTGAGGCCGGTGGAAGGGGGAAGTGGTGTAGCGTACTTAGGATTGATCTCCTTTCTTACACTTTTGTTGGTGGCACTGTGA
- the LOC109719989 gene encoding U-box domain-containing protein 51-like — protein MSQRDYSEGAAFPLVAVAIDKDKGSQNALKWALDNIISRGQTITLIHVNTGKTPSSGLQEDSANGARDIFIPFRIFCKRKDVHCKDIILDETDVAKAVIEFISHAAIEKLAVGAPSRGFVRFKGTDVSTSISRNAPDFCTVYVISKGKVSSQRNAVRAAPAVSPLRAQIQNQSSIKPDLVNQQSLNATKAEAAWETRNPYTEKDSIRSIPFLVIVTLTRLSLNMQEDIEAEMKRLRLELKQTMDMYSTACREALVAKQKAMELHRWKLEEAHRLGEARLAEEAALALAEKERTKCMAALEAAEASKRIAELEAQKRINAEKKALQESEEKKKALSALAQTDARYRKYSIVEIEAATDYFADSRKIGEGGYGPVYKCYLDHTPVAIKVLRPDAAQGREQFQQEVEILSCIRHPNMVLLLGACPEYGCLVYEYMANGSLEDRLFRRGNTPPIPWQHRFRISAEIGTGLLFLHQTKPEPLVHRDLKPANILLDRNYVSKISDVGLARLVPPSVANNVTQYRMTSTAGTFCYIDPEYQQTGMLGIKSDIYSLGILLLQLITAKPPMGLTHYVERAIEKGTFREMLDPTVADWPVEDACRLAEVALKCAELRRKDRPDLGTVVLPELNRLRALGEENLQFCVMGSSSTATSFSGQFSMPDFMTDANPTQSGYESSRSRSSAYYS, from the exons ATGAGCCAGAGAGATTACAGTGAGGGCGCGGCGTTCCCGTTAGTTGCGGTTGCCATTGACAAGGACAAAGGGAGCCAAAATGCATTGAAGTGGGCTCTAGACAACATCATCTCTAGAGGCCAAACCATTACCCTCATCCATGTTAATACCGGCAAGACACCTTCTT CGGGGCTTCAAGAGGATTCTGCAAATGGCGCGAGGGACATATTCATTCCCTTCAGAATTTTCTGCAAAAGAAAAGAT GTACACTGCAAAGACATAATACTGGATGAAACTGATGTAGCAAAGGCAGTTATAGAATTCATCTCACATGCTGCAATCGAAAAGCTCGCCGTTGGGGCGCCATCAAGAGGTTTTGTCAG ATTTAAAGGCACAGATGTATCAACCAGTATTTCAAGAAATGCACCCGATTTTTGCACCGTCTATGTAATCTCGAAAGGTAAGGTGTCTTCCCAGCGGAATGCAGTTCGAGCCGCACCAGCTGTGTCGCCGCTCCGTGCTCAAATCCAAAACCAATCAAGTATCAAACCCGACTTAGTAAACCAACAAAGTTTAAATGCAACGAAAG CTGAGGCAGCATGGGAGACTCGGAATCCGTACACTGAGAAGGATTCGATCag AAGTATACCATTCTTAGTCATTGTAACATTGACAAGGCTTTCTCTGAACATGCAGGAAGATATAGAAGCCGAGATGAAGAGGCTGCGGCTAGAACTTAAGCAAACTATGGATATGTACAGTACAGCCTGCAGAGAAGCACTTGTGGCTAAACAAAAG GCAATGGAGCTCCACCGGTGGAAGCTGGAGGAAGCACACCGGCTGGGAGAAGCTCGGCTGGCGGAAGAAGCAGCTTTGGCGTTAGCTGAGAAAGAGAGGACAAAGTGCATGGCGGCACTGGAAGCAGCCGAAGCCTCGAAGAGGATCGCAGAGTTAGAAGCACAAAAACGAATCAATGCAGAGAAAAAAGCACTTCAAGAATccgaagagaagaagaaggcgcTCTCTGCTTTGGCACAGACGGATGCGAGGTACAGGAAGTACTCTATAGTAGAGATAGAAGCAGCAACAGATTACTTTGCGGATAGCCGTAAAATCGGAGAAGGGGGATATGGGCCAGTGTATAAATGTTATCTGGATCACACACCAGTTGCAATTAAGGTTCTCCGTCCAGATGCAGCTCAAGGGAGAGAACAATTTCAGCAAGAG GTTGAAATATTAAGCTGCATCAGGCACCCAAATATGGTTCTCCTTCTGGGTGCATGCCCAGAATACGGTTGCCTTGTCTACGAATACATGGCTAATGGAAGCTTAGAAGACCGTCTGTTCCGCCGCGGGAACACACCACCCATACCTTGGCAGCACAGGTTCCGCATAAGCGCAGAGATCGGCACAGGCCTCCTCTTCCTGCACCAAACAAAGCCCGAACCATTAGTCCACCGTGACCTCAAGCCCGCGAACATCCTCCTGGACAGAAACTACGTCAGCAAGATCAGCGACGTGGGCCTGGCACGCCTCGTCCCTCCATCAGTTGCAAACAATGTAACACAATATAGAATGACCTCAACAGCCGGAACATTCTGTTATATTGATCCTGAATACCAGCAAACTGGAATGCTTGGTATAAAGTCGGATATATATTCTCTCGGAATTCTTTTGCTTCAGCTGATTACAGCGAAACCACCAATGGGGTTGACACACTATGTGGAAAGGGCGATCGAGAAGGGAACATTTAGGGAAATGTTGGATCCAACAGTGGCAGACTGGCCGGTGGAGGATGCCTGCCGGTTAGCGGAGGTGGCACTGAAGTGTGCTGAATTGAGAAGGAAAGACCGGCCAGATTTGGGGACGGTGGTTCTGCCTGAGCTTAATAGATTGAGAGCACTCGGAGAGGAGAATCTGCAGTTTTGTGTCATGGGGAGTAGCTCAACTGCAACGTCCTTTAGTGGGCAGTTTTCCATGCCG GATTTTATGACTGACGCTAATCCGACACAATCTGGATATGAAAGCTCCAGAAGCCGATCAAGTGCATACTATTCCTGA
- the LOC109720210 gene encoding glucan endo-1,3-beta-glucosidase 6-like isoform X1 encodes MMGLFSEVLKVLCILCLMKCVSGIGANWGTQASHPLPPDIVVQMLKDNGFQKVKLFDAEDDIMDALRKSGIQVMVGIPNDLLAGLASSEKTAENWVSTNVSKHVDGGVDIRYVAVGNEPFLQTFNGSYLQTTFPALQNIQAALIKAGLSNQVKVTVPLNADVYESSSGLPSDGDFRSNIHDLMLSIVKFLNDNAAPFTVNIYPFISLYDDPNFPLDYAFFQGAASPVIDGSITYNNVFDANHDTLVAALRKNGFGNLSIIIGEIGWPTDGDMNANLQYARQFNQGFMNHISSNQGTPLRPGPVDAYLFSLIDEDEKSIQPGNFERHWGIFYYDGMPKYQLSLGSTNSTLVGAKGVKYQDKKWCVFKPTASLDDPKVAPSVSYACGNADCTSLGYKTSCGDLDARGNISYAFNSYFQENDQDSRACDFSHLATVTTEDPSTPTCKFIIMIDADSAASWRLRPVEGGSGVAYLGLISFLTLLLVAL; translated from the exons ATGATGGGGCTTTTCTCTGAGGTTCTAAAG GTGCTGTGTATCCTCTGTTTGATGAAATGTGTGAGTGGGATCGGCGCAAATTGGGGGACGCAGGCGAGCCATCCTTTACCGCCGGACATCGTGGTTCAGATGCTGAAGGATAATGGATTTCAGAAAGTGAAGCTCTTCGATGCAGAGGATGATATTATGGATGCATTAAGAAAGAGCGGGATTCAGGTGATGGTCGGAATCCCGAACGATTTGTTGGCAGGCCTCGCATCAAGCGAGAAAACGGCGGAGAATTGGGTCTCGACGAATGTTTCTAAGCATGTAGATGGTGGAGTGGATATCAG GTATGTCGCCGTTGGGAATGAGCCGTTCCTGCAGACATTCAATGGCAGCTACCTCCAAACGACATTCCCGGCACTCCAAAACATCCAAGCCGCGCTGATCAAAGCCGGCCTAAGTAACCAAGTCAAGGTCACCGTCCCGCTCAACGCTGATGTGTATGAGTCGTCCAGCGGTCTCCCCTCTGACGGTGACTTTCGTTCCAACATCCACGACCTCATGCTTTCTATAGTGAAGTTCCTTAATGACAATGCTGCCCCCTTCACCGTCAACATCTACCCCTTCATTTCCCTCTACGACGACCCCAACTTCCCCCTCGACTATGCCTTTTTCCAAGGCGCCGCGTCGCCCGTCATCGACGGCTCAATTACGTACAACAACGTGTTCGATGCGAATCACGACACGCTGGTCGCCGCGCTCCGCAAGAATGGGTTTGGCAATCTCTCAATCATCATTGGTGAGATAGGGTGGCCGACGGACGGCGACATGAATGCGAATTTACAATACGCTCGGCAGTTCAACCAGGGTTTCATGAATCACATCTCTTCGAACCAGGGCACGCCGTTACGGCCTGGACCTGTGGACGCCTACCTCTTTAGCTTGATTGACGAAGACGAGAAAAGCATCCAACCAGGGAACTTCGAGAGGCATTGGGGGATATTCTACTACGACGGCATGCCGAAGTATCAGCTCTCTCTTGGATCTACGAATTCAACATTGGTCGGTGCAAAGGGAGTGAAGTATCAAGATAAGAAGTGGTGTGTGTTCAAGCCAACAGCAAGCCTGGATGACCCGAAGGTGGCACCTAGCGTGAGCTATGCATGTGGGAACGCCGACTGCACGAGTTTAGGATACAAAACGTCGTGTGGCGATCTCGATGCGAGGGGGAACATATCATACGCGTTCAATAGCTACTTCCAGGAGAACGACCAGGACAGTCGTGCTTGCGACTTCTCGCATTTAGCCACTGTTACCACTGAGGATCCATCGACGCCGACGTGTAAGTTTATCATCATGATCGACGCCGACTCGGCAGCATCATGGAGATTGAGGCCGGTGGAAGGGGGAAGTGGTGTAGCGTACTTAGGATTGATCTCCTTTCTTACACTTTTGTTGGTGGCACTGTGA
- the LOC109720032 gene encoding probable nucleoredoxin 3, whose translation MATKEGETHLSIIEQAGVGFLLSNEGEVPLSCIEGKTTCLFFSANWCRPCRNFTPRLIQLYTALKNTEKDVQIVFVSLDRDENSFLDHFKHMPWLAVPFNVDIRRRLRATFKIDRIPSLTPFAPNGMLIEEDAVKLVEDYGIDAFPFDAKRREQLRAIDEAKRQGGKIEELLGCKERDYAISKDGKKVPIVELAGKTIGLYFGAQWCPPCRAFTTTLVEAYNELRISKSGGFEIVLISMDRDEEEFKSSLEKVPWISIPYHDKTRHDLCRIFNIKGIPALVILGPDGKTLRTDGRAIISNFGATAFPFTEAKVAEAEEALKKEGEKLPHQVKDPRHEHVLKLDIARCYVCDSCKKQGRYWVFSCARCDFDLHPSCIEENQKQ comes from the exons ATGGCTACAAAGGAAGGAGAGACACATCTTTCAATAATAGAACAAGCAGGGGTTGGGTTTCTTCTCTCTAATGAGGGAGAG GTTCCTTTATCATGCATCGAAGGGAAGACCACATGCCTCTTCTTCTCAGCTAACTGGTGCAGGCCCTGCCGAAACTTCACTCCGCGATTAATCCAACTCTACACTGCCCTCAAAAACACAGAAAAGGATGTACAAATCGTCTTTGTCTCCCTCGACCGCGACGAAAATAGCTTCTTGGATCACTTTAAGCACATGCCATGGCTCGCTGTGCCATTTAACGTCGACATAAGGAGACGGTTGCGCGCAACTTTTAAGATCGACCGTATCCCTTCATTGACTCCTTTCGCGCCAAATGGTATGTTGATTGAAGAAGATGCAGTTAAGTTGGTTGAGGACTACGGAATTGATGCATTTCCCTTTGATGCTAAGAGGAGAGAGCAGTTGCGGGCTATCGATGAGGCGAAGCGACAAGGAGGGAAAATAGAAGAGCTTCTTGGGTGCAAAGAGAGAGACTATGCTATCTCCAAAGATGGAAAAAAG GTTCCGATAGTCGAGCTCGCCGGGAAAACAATAGGCCTCTATTTTGGAGCACAATGGTGCCCGCCATGCCGCGCCTTCACGACAACGCTTGTAGAGGCGTACAACGAGCTAAGGATCTCAAAAAGCGGAGGCTTCGAGATTGTGCTTATTTCAATGGATCGCGACGAAGAAGAATTCAAATCGAGTCTCGAGAAAGTGCCATGGATTTCAATTCCTTATCACGATAAAACTCGGCATGACCTTTGTAGGATCTTCAACATAAAGGGAATTCCGGCCCTCGTGATCCTCGGGCCAGACGGTAAGACTCTAAGGACCGACGGGCGAgccataatttcaaattttggcgCGACGGCTTTTCCTTTCACAGAAGCAAAAGTTGCTGAGGCAGAGGAAGCACTTAAGAAGGAAGGAGAGAAGCTGCCACACCAAGTGAAGGATCCTAGACATGAGCATGTGCTTAAGTTGGATATTGCTAGATGTTATGTTTGTGATTCATGTAAGAAGCAAGGGAGGTATTGGGTGTTCTCCTGCGCCCGGTGCGACTTCGATCTTCATCCCTCGTGCATCGAAGAGAATCAGAAACAATGA
- the LOC109720210 gene encoding glucan endo-1,3-beta-glucosidase 6-like isoform X3, which produces MKCVSGIGANWGTQASHPLPPDIVVQMLKDNGFQKVKLFDAEDDIMDALRKSGIQVMVGIPNDLLAGLASSEKTAENWVSTNVSKHVDGGVDIRYVAVGNEPFLQTFNGSYLQTTFPALQNIQAALIKAGLSNQVKVTVPLNADVYESSSGLPSDGDFRSNIHDLMLSIVKFLNDNAAPFTVNIYPFISLYDDPNFPLDYAFFQGAASPVIDGSITYNNVFDANHDTLVAALRKNGFGNLSIIIGEIGWPTDGDMNANLQYARQFNQGFMNHISSNQGTPLRPGPVDAYLFSLIDEDEKSIQPGNFERHWGIFYYDGMPKYQLSLGSTNSTLVGAKGVKYQDKKWCVFKPTASLDDPKVAPSVSYACGNADCTSLGYKTSCGDLDARGNISYAFNSYFQENDQDSRACDFSHLATVTTEDPSTPTCKFIIMIDADSAASWRLRPVEGGSGVAYLGLISFLTLLLVAL; this is translated from the exons ATGAAATGTGTGAGTGGGATCGGCGCAAATTGGGGGACGCAGGCGAGCCATCCTTTACCGCCGGACATCGTGGTTCAGATGCTGAAGGATAATGGATTTCAGAAAGTGAAGCTCTTCGATGCAGAGGATGATATTATGGATGCATTAAGAAAGAGCGGGATTCAGGTGATGGTCGGAATCCCGAACGATTTGTTGGCAGGCCTCGCATCAAGCGAGAAAACGGCGGAGAATTGGGTCTCGACGAATGTTTCTAAGCATGTAGATGGTGGAGTGGATATCAG GTATGTCGCCGTTGGGAATGAGCCGTTCCTGCAGACATTCAATGGCAGCTACCTCCAAACGACATTCCCGGCACTCCAAAACATCCAAGCCGCGCTGATCAAAGCCGGCCTAAGTAACCAAGTCAAGGTCACCGTCCCGCTCAACGCTGATGTGTATGAGTCGTCCAGCGGTCTCCCCTCTGACGGTGACTTTCGTTCCAACATCCACGACCTCATGCTTTCTATAGTGAAGTTCCTTAATGACAATGCTGCCCCCTTCACCGTCAACATCTACCCCTTCATTTCCCTCTACGACGACCCCAACTTCCCCCTCGACTATGCCTTTTTCCAAGGCGCCGCGTCGCCCGTCATCGACGGCTCAATTACGTACAACAACGTGTTCGATGCGAATCACGACACGCTGGTCGCCGCGCTCCGCAAGAATGGGTTTGGCAATCTCTCAATCATCATTGGTGAGATAGGGTGGCCGACGGACGGCGACATGAATGCGAATTTACAATACGCTCGGCAGTTCAACCAGGGTTTCATGAATCACATCTCTTCGAACCAGGGCACGCCGTTACGGCCTGGACCTGTGGACGCCTACCTCTTTAGCTTGATTGACGAAGACGAGAAAAGCATCCAACCAGGGAACTTCGAGAGGCATTGGGGGATATTCTACTACGACGGCATGCCGAAGTATCAGCTCTCTCTTGGATCTACGAATTCAACATTGGTCGGTGCAAAGGGAGTGAAGTATCAAGATAAGAAGTGGTGTGTGTTCAAGCCAACAGCAAGCCTGGATGACCCGAAGGTGGCACCTAGCGTGAGCTATGCATGTGGGAACGCCGACTGCACGAGTTTAGGATACAAAACGTCGTGTGGCGATCTCGATGCGAGGGGGAACATATCATACGCGTTCAATAGCTACTTCCAGGAGAACGACCAGGACAGTCGTGCTTGCGACTTCTCGCATTTAGCCACTGTTACCACTGAGGATCCATCGACGCCGACGTGTAAGTTTATCATCATGATCGACGCCGACTCGGCAGCATCATGGAGATTGAGGCCGGTGGAAGGGGGAAGTGGTGTAGCGTACTTAGGATTGATCTCCTTTCTTACACTTTTGTTGGTGGCACTGTGA
- the LOC109720212 gene encoding serine/threonine-protein kinase HT1-like, translated as MVEGPRFPGIMVGGLGLENGPNFKDMAYYQKLGEGSNMSIDSISSLQTTNHGGGSVAMSVESVGSSDSHTGILNHPGLRAVLPANYSVGNSVFRPGRVAHELNDDALAQALMDPRHPTETLKSYENWTIDLGKLNMGRPFAQGAFGKLYKGTYNGEDVAIKLLERPENDPERAQLMEQQFVQEVMMLATLKHPNIVRFIGACRKPMVWCIVTEYAKGGSVRQFLMKRQNRSVPLKLAVKQALDVARGMAYVHGLGFIHRDLKSDNLLIFADKSIKIADFGVARIEVQTEGMTPETGTYRWMAPEMIQHRPYNQKVDVYSFGIVLWELITGMLPFANMTAVQAAFAVVNKGARPIIPHDCLPALGEIMTRCWDPNPDVRPPFTEVVRMLENAEMEIVSTVRKARFRCCISQPMTTD; from the exons ATGGTGGAAGGCCCCAGATTCCCCGGTATTATGGTCGGCGGACTAGGGCTCGAAAATGGCCCCAACTTCAAAGACATGGCATACTACCAAAAGCTTGGGGAGGGCTCAAACATGTCGATTGACAGCATTAGCAGCCTGCAGACCACCAATCATGGCGGCGGCTCGGTCGCTATGTCTGTAGAAAGTGTGGGGTCTAGTGATTCCCACACGGGAATCCTCAACCACCCGGGCCTCCGTGCTGTTCTACCTGCCAACTATTCTGTCGGGAACAGCGTGTTCCGCCCCGGTAGGGTTGCTCATGAATTGAATGATGATGCACTAGCCCAGGCCTTGATGGACCCAAGACATCCTACTGAGACCTTGAAAAGTTACGAGAACTGGACCATTGATTTGGGGAAATTAAACATGGGTAGGCCATTTGCTCAAGGGGCTTTCGGGAAACTCTATAAAGGAACTTATAATGGAGAAGATGTTGCCATTAAGCTGTTGGAAAGGCCGGAGAATGATCCAGAGAGAGCTCAACTGATGGAGCAGCAGTTTGTGCAAGAAGTCATGATGCTGGCTACTTTGAAGCACCCAAACATAGTGAGGTTTATTGGGGCATGTAGGAAGCCTATGGTGTGGTGCATTGTGACTGAATATGCAAAGGGTGGGTCGGTTAGGCAGTTTCTGATGAAAAGGCAGAACAGGTCGGTTCCTTTGAAGCTGGCAGTGAAGCAAGCATTGGATGTTGCAAGGGGAATGGCCTATGTGCATGGGCTTGGGTTTATCCATAGGGATCTTAAGTCGGACAACCTTCTGATCTTTGCGGACAAGTCCATAAAGATTGCGGATTTTGGGGTGGCTCGCATCGAGGTGCAGACTGAGGGGATGACGCCAGAGACAGGAACGTACCGATGGATGGCTCC AGAGATGATCCAGCACAGACCATATAATCAAAAAGTTGACGTGTACAGCTTCGGCATTGTGCTGTGGGAGCTCATCACCGGGATGCTCCCATTTGCAAACATGACAGCTGTCCAGGCTGCATTCGCTGTAGTGAACAAGGGCGCCCGCCCGATCATCCCACATGATTGCCTCCCTGCCCTTGGCGAGATCATGACACGCTGCTGGGACCCGAACCCTGATGTCCGGCCCCCCTTCACCGAGGTTGTCCGGATGCTTGAAAATGCCGAGATGGAGATCGTCAGCACTGTTCGCAAAGCCCGCTTCCGCTGCTGCATTTCCCAGCCAATGACCACCGACTGA